The genomic DNA GTCTCGCTCCCAGCCCGGGAGCCTCAGGTCCCTCCAGTCCCTCTCACCTGGTTTGTCCTCACTCTTGCTGGTCTCCACAGAAGGAAGTAACCCATGAGAGCCTGGTGGTAGGGGCCATTGAGCATGCCTTCCAGCTCATGGTGAGTGAGCAGCCTGGGCCGCTAGGCAGACACTCCGACAACTCTGTGTGGCAGTCGGGGTGACCCTGAGAACCCACACCTTTGAGAGCCTAAACAGAGCTTGGTTCTGCGGGGAGGAAAGGGAATTTATCCCATATGTTCCTCCAGTGTGGCTTGGCTGGGCTAGGTGGTCTCTGCAGAGGGGATGCGGGGGGTGTTGGTTATGGGCCTGGAAATTCTATCCCGTGACCCTTCCTCGGCTTGGCAGGATGAGCAGATGGCCCAGGAGCGACGTAGCCACCAAGCGGAGGGGGGCTGCTGTGCATTGGTTGTCGTGTACCTGCTAGGCAAGgtgtatgtggccaatgcaggGGACAGCAGGTATGCAGGAGGGCTTGGAAAGTGACTACTTAAGGGGCTACACTCTGTAGGATGAGGGAAGAGCAGAGTGAGGTAGTGGGGTTAAGCATAAAAGatgaggggagggctggagagacggcttagggattaagcgcttgcctgggaagcctacggaccccggttcgaggctcgattccccaggacccatgttagccagatgcacaagggggcgcacacatctggagttcatttgcagtggctggaggccctggcatgcccattctccctccctctctctctctgcccctttttctctgtctgttgctctcaaataaattaaaaagatgcGGGGAGATCAGCAGAATGACAGATAATAAGGAAAGGCCTGAACtagtcataagaggaggaaagatggAGGTCTGGATGAGGAATTCCTCATAATGGTCATTATGGGAAGACCTGGTCTTTCTGGTCcgggaaggaggctggagagccATGCCAAAGCCTTTTCTGTCTCTGGGCAGGGCCATCATTGTCCGGAATGGTGAAATCATTCCAATGTCTCGGGAGTTCACCCCGGAGACAGAGCGCCAGCGTCTTCAGCTGCTTGTAAGTAGGAGCCAAACTCCCTAATCAGTCATCAGTGGGTCTGCGCTCCTCTGTTCCCAGGGAAGGGTACCTTCTTAGGAAGCTGCTTGTGTGGACTGTGGAGTCCAGGACTGAAGTGGTTGGGATCCTGCAGCAGGAAGGAGCCAAGGCTGGCCCAGGGCTTCCACTGTCACCCCAGCTGAGAAAGGAAGTAGCGTTATAGAGGTGGGGAAAGGGACCAGCACAGGCCTCTGAGAAGCAGTATGGCTTAGTGCTTCAGACTGCCTGGGACTAAGTCCTTCTGTGTGTGCCTTGTCTTTGACAATTCCCCTAACTGCTGGGTATCAACAGTTCGTGCCCCACAGGTTATTGTGGTGAGGAGTGAACGAGTTAATTTATGGTAATATTAGAACAGTGTGTGGTATGTGGTAAACTGTATTTAAGGATCTGCTATAATTAACATCTGTATGTTGTACCAGGATGTGCTCTGAGTATAATGCCCTTCATTCCTGTGCCCTGGCCCTTCCCACCAGGGTTTCCTGAAACCAGAGCTGCTGGGCAGTGAGTTCACCCACCTTGAGTTTCCCCGAAGAGTTCAGCCCAAGGAGCTGGGGCAGAGGATGCTGTACAGGGACCAGAACATGACTGGCTGGTAACACTTCCCTCAGAACTGGGGCTGTTCCCATGGCAACACCACCAGTTTctcaccagcagccaggtggaagCTGGAGGCTGGGTCGTGCTGGGAGTTGAGGCATGTAGCCCTTCCAAAGAGGAGTctacaagccaagtgtggtggcgcgcacctttaatcccagcacttgggaggcagagggaggaggatcactgtgagttgaaggccagcctgagaccacagagtgagttttaggtcagcctgggctagagagaagagaccctacctagaaaaacaaaacaaatcaaaaacaagaGGAGTCTTATGTGAAGGTAGGCAGTTCCCAGGGGAGAGGAGCTTTGCCACTTGGTTAATCCCTCCTCTACTACTCTCTCCCCAGGGCCTACAAAAAGATTGAACTGGAGGATCTCAGGTTTCCTCTGATCTGTGGGGAGGGCAAAAAGGTAAAGTCCATGGTAGAGGTGGGAGAGGGCAGGAGGCCCCACCCTAAGCTGTCTGGGAAGTGGAGGTTGTCAGTGATGGTGGAGCAGGGAGGGCTGTGTAGTCAGTCCCAGGCTGGGAGTGGACTTACACAGGTAGATGTTTCCTCATTTCCTTCAGGCTCGGGTGATGGCCACCATTGGGGTGACCCGAGGCTTGGGAGACCACAACCTTAAGGTCTGCAGTTCTACCCTGCCCATCAAACCTTTCCTCTCCTGCTTCCCTGAGGTGAGCATACCTTCCCTCCtctgggctggggggggggagggcggtcTTGAGCTGGCTTTCACCCAGGATCACCCAAATCTCCACTTTGGTgacttgattcaggtatcccccataaacttaggtattctgaattttaggttcccagctgatggagatttgggaattcacgcCTCTtcaaggcagtgtattgttgggtgcagctgtcaagtgatttctgccagcgatgtgaacctgactgtaacacccacgCTTCAGtcctctctaccttcctctctcGCAGGTACGAGTATATGACCTGACTCAGTATGAACACTGTCCAGACGATGTGCTAGTCCTGGGGACAGACGGCCTATGGGATGTCACCAATGACTATGAGGTAGCTGCCACTGTGGACAGAGTGCTGTCAGCCTATGAGCCCAATGACCCCAGCAGGTAGGGGTCCCATGGCATGGAGGTGACGGGATGGCGTTGGTGAAGGAAGGGGCCTGTACACCCGTTTGCTCATATACATGTTGGtacatgaatgtgcacatgtgctcCTGGCAGGTATACAGCTCTGGCCCAAGCTCTGGTCCTGGGGGCCCGGGGCACCCCCCGGGACCGTGGCTGGCGTCTCCCAAACAACAAGCTGGGTTCCGGGGATGACATCTCGGTCTTCGTCATCCCCCTGGGAGGGCCAGGCAATTACTCCTGAAGGGGCTCCCCCATCCCGCTCACCACCATCCCGGCCTCTCCAAACTTACCCTTCCCCAACCCAGATGCTGAAGTATGTCCATGACTCTTCAGTGGCAATTTAACTGACAAAGGGATGCTCACTAGATCCGGAATTACAGCTACTGGCAAATAAATCAGATGGACAAAGGTGTGTGTCATTATTTGCTTTGGCTGGAAGCTGAAAAGTGGGTGGTGGAACACCAGAATAGTCCTAAAGGGTGACTTGCTCAGGCTTTCTTTGGCTGGCTCCTTCCCTACTCCACATATGCACACGTCCTTCTCAGTGCCTTCACACATCTGCTGATGGGAGCCAAGTCGACCCTTCCAGGGTGTTAAACCCACGCATCCAGGTGCCTCCCAGATGTCTCTGAGACAGCGGGCTGGTGCTTCATTCAGCTCAACACACCTAAAACTGAATTCACCATTTCCCTCTAACCACATCCCTTCTGCTTCATCTGCTCAGTGGGTGGGCACCAGGGTTGCTGCTCACATTAGAAATCCAACAGTCGGTCCCCCCTGGCTTTCATACCTTCACCCCAGTATTCATCTACTTCAGCCATGTGCCAGAAAACTGGCTATGTATGTAACGGCATGTACCATTTAGCCTAGGAATATAGTAGGTTGTCATATTTCAGTTAAGTACACTTCACGCTGTTTGCACAATGATAAAATCTCCTAACAACACATTTCTCATAAAATCCCCATTGTTACAAGATACACTGCCATATTGctgattaatttaaaaatatttcagggctggagatatggcttagtatttagggtgcttgtctgcaaagcctaaggatgcaggttcgattccccaggtcccacataagccagatacacatggtgacgcatgcatctggagtttatttgcagtggcaaggggccttggtgcgcccattccccccctccttctctctctctgtctcaagaaaataaattaattaattaatatctttaaaaataattcagggctggagagatggacttagctgttaaggcatgttgtggtttgattcagatgtcccccataaacttaggtcttctgaaggttaggctcccagctgatgaaaatttaggaattaacatctccaggaggcagtgtattgttggggggtgggcttatgggtgttatagccagctccctcttgccagcttggcacactctcctgttgctattgtccatctgatgttggctaggaggtgatgtccaccctctgctcatgtcatcattttcccctgccatcatggagcttccccctgagtctgtaagtcaaaataagcctgttctttccacaagctgctcttggtcagatatgttctgccagcaatgcaaacctgactgcaacagtaaagtcgGTATTGAGAGTGGAGTCACTGCTGCTTGAAAGCTGACTgtagttttggccttttggagctgatttttcaagaggaatgtggacagatttgaaatcttggcctaagagacaccctGTAGTGCTAAAATACAGCTTgacggactattctggtcagagttgaaagacctgaatgcagtaa from Jaculus jaculus isolate mJacJac1 chromosome 19, mJacJac1.mat.Y.cur, whole genome shotgun sequence includes the following:
- the Ppm1j gene encoding protein phosphatase 1J, coding for MLNRVRSAVAHLVSPGGASPPRPKSPDLPSASSAPAVSAAEASKSPPARPGSGAPTKTVDARASFSRPTFLQLSPGGLRRADDHAGRAVQSPPDTGRRLPWSTGYAEVINAGKSRHNEDQACCEVVYVEGRRSSTGASRESRGSQGLCFYYWGLFDGHAGGGAAEMASRLLHRHIREQLKDLVEILQNPSPPPLCLAPSPGASGPSSPSHLVCPHSCWSPQKEVTHESLVVGAIEHAFQLMDEQMAQERRSHQAEGGCCALVVVYLLGKVYVANAGDSRAIIVRNGEIIPMSREFTPETERQRLQLLGFLKPELLGSEFTHLEFPRRVQPKELGQRMLYRDQNMTGWAYKKIELEDLRFPLICGEGKKARVMATIGVTRGLGDHNLKVCSSTLPIKPFLSCFPEVRVYDLTQYEHCPDDVLVLGTDGLWDVTNDYEVAATVDRVLSAYEPNDPSRYTALAQALVLGARGTPRDRGWRLPNNKLGSGDDISVFVIPLGGPGNYS